The region TCAAAGTTGTGCAACCAGACCAATGGATTCAACCAAAATATTCTGGCAAAATGCAAAAGGCAAGTCAAGAGTTCAAACCATCATGTGTGATATCACAAGACTTAAGCTCAATGAGCATATACAGGATTAACTGCTTTTGGCGAAAAGTAATTTAACTTATTGTGACTTGGGAAAGCAGCTGAGTGCAGTATGAGGGTTGGTTGTTTTGATAGACTTCTCAATTTTGAAACAAAAAAGAAATTGCTACTGCACTTATCCGATATTATTGGCTTTTGGTAGAAAGTGGACTCAGtatttgaatgacatttttttgtcctgctTATTTTGCAGAGTATGGATTGAAGCTGGGCAGTCAGATCTTTATCAAGCACATGACTGAAACCGGCCTGGCTGCAAAAGAAggcacactgcaggagggagaCCTTATTCtgaaggtagaaaatgaatcctCCGAAAGCAAACTCCACTGTTTTAAcggctcctcttcctccaatCAGATCAATGGCATGACCACAGAGAATCTGTCTCTGCTGGAGACAAAGCACTTGGTGGAGAAGAGCCGAGGCAAGCTGACCATGACGGTTCTCAGAGACAACCGCAAGTTCCTGGTCAGCATCCCTGAGGTGGAGGACAGTGCCCCCAACAGTGAGGAGGACCGGCGTAGAAATAGCAGCTCTGAGATGGAGGGTGAGGAAGACACAGGGGTATCACCGACATGTATGTGAAGACACTTCACtaattttatgggtttttttatgctccaaTTAGACATTTCAGACCTGGATGATCGTTCACATTCTCATAGAACATCTCGTCATCCTACCAGAGAGAAACGAACGCACAGGTAGACATTTTAGAAGCTATGTATTTCCTCCATCTGGGTGTTGTATAGATTTGAACCTTTCTGGCcgcaatttttttaaacatatttttatgtataaattattttattgcgAACCACACAGAAATATAATGGCCCATCAAAACATTAGTTGTGGCCTCATACAGTACTGTACCTAAAAGTCACTGTGAACATAATTACACTAtaggaaaataagacatattttaagcaatatagtcaaaatatttccTATAGTTTATACTGGAGCATCGCTATATTTCagaggcacaaaaaaaaatatctagtTAATTTGCTGATTAGAGCACAAACCAGGAGTTTGTCACTGTGTgtgtagcgtgtgtgtgtgtgtgtgtgtacacacgaGATAATTCTGCTAGATGCTAATGTAAATATACTTATTTTACATAACACAAATTCCAACAATACCTAAAAACGCCACTAGGCACCAGTGGCTTCCTTCGGGGCATCATCAAAGAGTTAGTAGCTTTATTTGATattggtttattattatatagtggCGACTGAGCTTTCCTACTCCCTCTCTCTGTTTGACACTAGAACCAGAGCAGACATCCCTCTGGTCCACAAGTCCAGGGAGTCTTCTCCAGTGCGTTCCACGTTGACTCGACCTCCAAGAGGCTACGCACCTCGCAGAGGTCAGTCCTGCAAACAGAGACCATGATGCCATGATTGActtgattgtgatgtttttgagaacctttGAATGTTCTTTCTTTCAGCTGCGTATGAATCAGAGTCCGACCGTAGCGCTTCACCGCCTCCTATGAGGATGGACAGTTTGGACATGAGGGACCACTCTAGCAAATACAAGTCAGTAGACAAATGAACTCTGTCTGGActctgtttgtttgtgtacTTACCCTTTTTTTCTGCAGGAGCTTGTCTGGACTGTCCACCCTGCCCAACACGAGATCTTCTTCCTCCCACAACTGGACGTCACCTAGaccttcctcatcctcctcacgACCCCGCAGGCCTGTGTCAGAGTCAGACTCTGACCGCAGCGCCTCCCCCCCGCCGCACAGAGACAGCCCTCGATTAGACAGATATAAGTAAGCTTTGAGTCTCAAATCAGTGAGTGGTCCGGATGATGTTTTTCTTGATAATCCATCAGCATCTTCTTCCTTCTCATTCGTCAGCCCTTTAGTTCTTCCTGCTGATCTGCCTAGCCTGAGAGATTCCCCTATCCTGGTACGGCAGGAACCACCAAGGAGGGTCAACTCTCCCCTGAGAGTCCCACGCCCAggtatataacataataatcacaaCAACAATCTAACTGAGTTCATGTGTTAACCGTATTTGCATGAGCTTTATAAAACGGCATTCAATGTAAATTCAAACTGTTAACAGAAATTCTACATGTCAGCCAACCGTCATATTCTTTCTTCTCAGACTCCGAGTCAGAGTCAGATGGCAGCTCGGCGCCTCCTCGGAGGCAGAGCACCGCCTACAGCCAGGATTCTCACAGCAGATACAGGTACAGATGAAGGCCCCCTCCAAAAGCGTCCTCCACCCCCTCCCCAACCTGTAACCCCCACACCCAACTGGGACAATGACCAGACTGTGCACAAGGCTTTAGCTTAACATTACATTATATCTATTATACTTTTGTTTCCTCTTTTTTTAAGTTACACCAAAGTTACATTTTATGTTCTTCCATtactattgtttttaaaaaattttatgcatgtgtgtgtgtgtgtgtgtgtctgggtgtgtgtgtaaaatcagtttgtagctttttgatttgtgttttgGACTGTACCACTTTTATGTGTttaaacaatgaaataaaagtgaCTTTCACTGAACATGTCCCTCTCATATGTGGCTAAGTGCTGATTAAACAGAGGACACATTGGAAAAACTGCATATTAATACAGCTTTTAaactaaacaaacaaatatatatatatatatacattgaaTTGATCAATACTGGACACAAAGCAGTTAAAGGTCAGAGAGAGAGCTCCCCCCAGTGACGCAAAAGGTGAATATTCAACATTCCCTcattaataatcatcatattaGCCACACCCCCACCCTCTCCAAACATTACTGAGATTTGTTTTCCTCTTCCCTCACTCCCACCTCCCTCTCTTCTCTTCCAGAGTTTTGCCAGATGTTTCCTCACAGCCCAAGCCAAGGCGACAGAGCGCCTCCGGCATCCCTGCTCTCACTGCGTCACACAGAGGTGagtccatttattttatttttgcactatTTTCAAGTCACATTTTGTtacacacacaatgcacacacattGTTATCAAAAATTGATCCAAATTGAAAAAGAAATCTAAAATATATTATCAGGGAAAAAAACTAGTGTTTATACTGGGTCAGTAGCTGCCAAATAAAACAGAGTTGTatctggatctgatccagattgtgcATTTTGCTATCATttgattaatttcaattttttcgTGCTTAAGATCATGATTACAAAGCCCCAGAGGGAAAATGGGGAAATCAATTGtgatgggttaaaaaaaaataaattgcaagATCAACTTTTGAGAGAGAACGCAATAACTTTTGGGAGATCTCACAAAACCTTTGAAACTATGTGAAGCTTCAAGACACACTTCTGGTAGTAGCTTGCCTCCACTTATCCACATGAGGAAAATCATTTGGAAACGCATCATCAGCATTTCCTCACCCCTTACTATGCAATTATAGATGTGTAAAGTGATATTACTATaagaacatttatttataaGCTGATCTACTAAGCGCTAACTTGCATaaccaaagtaaaaaaaaaattgtactatTAGTGGGAGCGCTGAAGGTGATCTACTGTGATTGCATGCACAATTTTTAACAAGCACAAaagtgcattcattttctaccgcttatcctaacgagggtcgcggggggtgctggagcctatcccagctgtcttcgggtgagaggcggggtacaccctggactggtcgccagtcaatcacaaggcacatatagacaagcaaccattcacactcacattcatacctatggacaatttggagtcgccaatcgcCTGCATTTCAAACATGCTAAATATAGATGCAAAAATAGAGACCACAAGGAATTTCAGGTTTGATCATTCACATTTCAGCTGCTAAATGATTACATTTGCATCCACCACACCCAGTATTTTGCTTGCTCGTCTTGCTCATCTGCATATATTTGATCGCTAATGCTGTTTTGCTGATTTGACTGATGCAACCCTCACTGCACTCTGTTAACAGACCAGCTTTAAGCACATGATGGAACTTGTTTTTATATGTGCAAATCAGTATTAGCAAATCAATATTAGAGCAAGAATcagtatttgtattgtagtgtaaatgaatgcattataACATTTCTGTAAATGCAAATCGACACTTGATTCTTTACAGCTCCATCAGAATCTGAATCAGAGGCCAGTTACACGTCTGCCCCTCGCAGGGACTCAACAGACAGTGAGAACTCCGGCAGGGCCAAAAACAGATACAGGTGGGAATTTATCAAAATAACTACAAGACCATAcagaataaaacaaatattatctTCCTAGTTATTGCTTTTTGGCATTGCCAGACAGGAACCATCATTATTGGTGTAACACACTTTTGCATTGTAATATAGCCCTGTGTGGACAATGGTACTGCAGCTCGTTTTTACACTACATACAGTAGATAAAATTATCCAGACGTCACTTCTCTTGACACAAatagtgtgtcttttttttttttttaaaacccatGTTTGGAAATTTATTTTTGAAGATACTGGtgtattgcaataaaaaaattatatcctTCTTCTTGTTAGAGGTGAAGTGTAGAATTTCCAAGTGTCCAAGTGCAGAATAAAATCGTCTAATTTTCCCTGATGCTGCTCCCAGAGTCCTTCCCGAGGTCAAGCCGTCTTCGGTCCGTGTGAATCCGGAGCCCCCTCGCCGAATCTCATTGCCAGTCCAACCACCGCCTCCCCCCGATGGTCAGTTCACTGTTTTTTAGTGTCACATTGTCTCCTCTCTTTTCTGAAGTCATTACAGCATCTTTTTCATCTTTCTTCACCATTCAGATTCCTCGGAGTCAGACCAGCTGTTTGACCTCCGGAGGTCGGGGAGCTCGGACCTTGGGGATGAGCGACGTAGGTACGGTAATGGTATATATTACATCCACTGACGTTGGCATCCGCTTTCTAATGTTAATTTGTAATGTGACTGATGTGAATAATGGTATTGTTCGCATTGTAGCGAGAAGCCTGTGGTGATTATCATCACATTTCCCTCCCATGCCATCAGTGGAATTTAGGTTGTGGTTGAAGTTGACTTTAAAGATTCCACTGtaacttgttttttcttttttttaaatacctgtTTTATATCTAACAGTGCTCCAAATGTGGCAAACAAAAGTGGTACCGTGAGGTCTGGAATCTCCGTGAAGAACAATCTACCAGCCCACTGTAAAAGCAGCTTTGAACATTTTTTAAGCTGAAGAACTGGCAACTCTTTTAACCAGcttttattattaacatcaTCAGACACCGCTCCAGCCAAGCCTGCTGAAGAGCCAATCTACTCCTTACCTCCAGATTCATACCCAACATCCAACCCAGGGTGAGTCCTTCTTTTCTTCACAACCCAGCAACAGCGTTCTGCACGGCAGGCTGTGTTAAAACTGTTCTTTTTTACATTCCTCAGGTACAGTTCCGACTTGCAAACTGTGTCCTTTGTCAAGGAAGGCAGCGTGGGCCTGAGGTTGGTAGGTGGCAATGATGTGGGCATCTTTGTTGGAGGAGTGCAGCCCAACAGCTCCGCCTATGAGCAGGGTATGAAAGAGGGAGACCAGATATTGAAGGTGAGGGCCGTCGCTGCTTGTTTaccacagttaattggttccgaaCCCAACCACAattagtgaatttccacaaagtaggattcaataataatataataatatgaatattttcatagttggaatatagaaaacctgttgatgaatttgtaaatatgatttttaccattattaccacATGAAATAAAGCCCTATAATCATGTTTACTCTCCTTTtaatctttatttacaacacattgttCAACTCTAATGCGCAGGCTACACGATCACTGCAGGGATACAAGAGATGGCTGTTGTCTTAAACGGTGCATGCTGCTAAGCtgactagttagcctccaacttatttattctaaacttgtttttcaactttttttttttgctccatcatgtctgacatgatatgGCTGACTCCATGGAATGTCTCAtcattgtaacattactgacacctagtggacaGAACACTGCATAAACCAGAATGGCCTTTCAGAATGGCCTTCATTgatcttgtcacttatacagaagtacaaacCAAACTGTGCAAGCAACACAAGATTTGAGAACAGAAATTAAAGGTGCGATCCCTTCTTGGCttcaaatgacactttttttcagcAGAAATTAATAAACACCATCACACACTTTCGACCGTAAAGCACACAAAGTCTAAATCTAAATTCTAAAATCTAAACTTCCCTGTTGCACCATGAACATTGTCATGTATTTGTCACAGGTCAATAACACAGAGTTTGGCCATTACACTCGAGAAGAAGCCGCCAATTTCCTTCTGAACATCAAGAGAGGAGAGAAAGTGGACATCCGCACTCAGAACAAGATGGACAGTGAGTATGGTCGAAGCACGACAGGTCCAATCAACGTCCAATCGTTTTAATAATTTCTCTCCTCTTTTCCAGTTTATAAGAAGATCATCAAGTCCAACCTGGGGGACAACTTCTACATCCGCACACACTTTGACCACGAGACTGATCACCCCATCGGGCTCAACTTCACACGAGGAGAGGTGTTCCGGGTCGTGGACACCATGCATCGTGGGAAGCTGGGCAACTGGCTGGCCATACGCATGGGGAATGACCTGCATGAGCTGGACAAAGGCACTATCCCTAACCAGAACAGGTACAGTATATGGTATACAGGTGTATTTTTGGTATATTTTCCAGGTTCTGTGTTAAAGACAAAGGTGGAataaatgcacacacatttgATATACTACTTACAAACTGTAGTATcaatttatctgtacaaaccactgagTAAGAGAAGACCAATAAGAGATGAGAGAAATGCCATGTGGTTTTTTCAACATATTTCGAACCCTGCCGATTCTCTTCCTGGCATTCTTCATCCTGCAGGGCCGAGGCTCTGGCCAGCCAAGAGCAGGCGCAGAGGGCAAGTGGGGAGCGGCAGGTGTCTGGACCCAGGGCTGAGTTCTGGAAACTACGGGGCCTCAGAGGGAACAAAAAGAATGAGAAGAACGTGCGGCGCTCTCGCGACGACCTCCTGCAGCTCACCATTCAAGGCAAATTCCCTGCCTATGAGAGAGTCCTGCTTAGAGAAGGTGCTTACTCACTACATAATTGATATCCACTTCTTTTATACAAAGTATATAACCtcatttttaaactgtttataaACTCTCTGCAGCTAATTTCAAACGACCCATCGTCATCCTGGGGCCTCTTAATGATATTGCTATGGAGAAGCTGGCCAGAGAACTGCCTGATGAATATGAAGTAgctggtatgttttttttatttccatttggaTACATAAAATTTTGGACCCACAgttgaaaacaattttttttctatgttttgtCAGAGATGGTTCCTCGCAGTGGTGGAGGAGACAGCAGCTCAACGGTTATAAAATTGGACACTGTGAGGAGGATAGCGGAGAAGGTGAGCTAATAAAGTGAAATTGAGGGAAATGTTGCTATTTCACTTACTGTTTTGTTGCCAGGAcaagcaccctctgctggacaTCACCCCCACTGCTGTGGAGAGGCTGAACTACATCCAGTATCACCCGATGGTGATATTCCTGGACCCCCACAGCCGCAAAGATGTCAAAGCCATGAGGCAGAGGTACAGTCCTGACTCCAACAAGAGCTCCAGACGCCTCTACTCACAGGCACTCAAACTAAGGAAACACTGCAGCCATCTTTTCTCAGGTAGTCCATCACATGCCTGCATGTCATGTGTACTGtttgtacaatgacaataattctGCTGTACATCATCCCTCCAGCACGTGTTGATCTGCAGCCCGGCTCCAATGTTTGGTACCAGGTTCTAAAAGACAAGATCCGCCACCAGCAGTCCAAACCAGTCTGGGTCTCTGAAGTCACGGTATTTTGCACCTTTTTTTAGTTTCTAGTTTAGTTTCTAGGGGTGCCATTTGTGTCGATTGTGAGCTACCGGTCAATCACAAAGATAGtttggtggatgagtggttagcatgaaggccacacagtcaggagttgGGAATTCAATctcaccctcagccatctctgtttgcatgttctccctgtgcatgtgtgggttttctccgggaactcgggtttcctcccacattccaaaaacatgctaggttaattggcgactccaaattgtccataggtttgtttgtctatatgtgccctgtgattggctggcgaccagtccggggtgtaccctgcctctcggccaaaagacagctgggataggctccagcacccccgcgacacccgtgaggataagcggtagaaaatgaataaatggatgaatgaacaaaataagaTGTCGGCCCGTGACAATAATAACTCCACATTAACTTTTATTGCTGGGAATGGTATTAAAAACTCCACAGTGGAAACAAGCATGATTGCGGTTTGTCACTCCAAACTGCACTATGGAAAGCTGACTGACACAAAAGGCCGTTTTGGCCTTTTccagcttttctttttttgtataaatagTCTGTCTGTATAAATAGAACTAACatggaatgatggacaaaatcgACCACacgattttttttactgtgtgtgCATAATGACACCAGCAGTAAATGGAAGTATATACTGTAGTTGACCCAGCATTTTTTCTGCTTCTTTGTACTTGCAGTTTTAGTGTTGTGTATCATTAACACTCAACCCGGCAGTTTTCCTTGTGTTTCCATGTTGCTGTTCTGTATAAACAGCACAGATATAGAATGGGGAGACAAAGTTGATGGAGTCAGTCACTTGCATGTATAAATGGCACACATGCGAAAATTACTGTCAACTCATTAGTTTTCCTGCCTTTTTACTGTATTGGTGCTGCGTATAAAAGGCAATGAGTGGGAGTAGGGAGTCAACTTGGAAAAGTTCATACCTTTTTTTCTGTCTTGCTGTTCTCATAAACCGAACATTTCCCTGCCTTTTTCCACATTCTTGTTCGGTATAAATGACACTAACAACCATCAACCCGGAAATATTCATGACTTTTTCCGTTTTGCTGTCTGTAAAATTTGCACAGACTTGGATCGGCGAGGCGAAGTCAACCAAGCATTTTGTTTCCCTTTTCCTAGCTGTGTACAAACTGCACTGACACAGAACGGGAAGACAAAATTAATCAGCGCTGTTCCTCTCTTTTGTTCATGTTACTGTTCTATATAAACAACATGGGGGTCACAAAGGTCCAACCTGCGTTTTACGCTTTGTGAGGTGCTTTCAGAGCCGTAACAGAGATACGATAGGTATGAGAAATATAATACTTCTCTTATAAATACTCGTATAAATACCTCTATAAATACTTCTCTTGCCCTGTGGCGTTGTTAACAATTGTTGCTGTGGAACAAGTATTGACATTGTGACACCTTGAACTGTGTGACTGTGGGATGCTGTCGCTCTGTGTGACGGCACACACTGTTTTGGCAAAGCTGGATGAATGCCAGGTTGTGTAAAAAGAGGCCTCACTCTTATTTGTCTTCTCCCGTGAATTAGGGTCGgggaatattttttatatattggtATAGATTCCTCCAATGATAAGACTTATACCGATATACTAAATGCTAAATGTAAACAAGCTGATTTGATGACTAGCTTGGTTGTGTGTGCGCGGCTCGGGCTTGATGATAATATTTTCACCAGGTTGTGTGTTATGGCTTTAATGTAAGGTAGGTTTTTACAGTGCTCGATGATGACGTTGTGAGTTAAACAATATGAGAAAcatgttaattattttttccgTAGCTTGTCTTAACTGTAACAAAATTATCTACACACACGGAACACACTTCcgtgaccgtccttcaaaataagagccctGTTTACCCTATGTCCGCATAAACAAGAGTGTCAAAAAATATCTtgatatgcagttggaattgcatgggtgacttcATCTTCACAAGCACAGggattacagtttgttgaagatttcataacaatgtgtgcagaggctgacatcccattagaaaggTTAGGcagtttgttaccaataaataaatgtgctttacaatttcacaagtgtatttcattatatggcttatggtttgtagctttttatacaaggcTTGTCTGAATttctattttatattgttttatatcgTCATTTTGTAATATATCCAACCCTAATGTGAATCTTTCTCCCTGTCCAGTTGGAAAGTGGTGGACAACAAGATCTGGACGCTCTGGATCAAACCCAGTCAGACTACCTCAGTGCTGCAAGTGACTTGGAGGACACAGACGGCGAGGCCTTCACTGATGGTGAGGTCTACACGGACAATGAGGACCTGGATGAAGCCTACCCGGGTCAGGAGGCAGCCAGGAGCTCCAGGGTATCGGGAGCAGCTCTTGCGCGATCATCTGAGCCTGCCTGGGGCCACCGCAGTCCCGACGACATGGACCTTGAGCCTCACTCCGACGATTACTCTCTGGGTGGGGAAATCCCGCCTTTGATGCATGTGCCCGAGCCTGCAACACTCCGCCGACAGAGTAGCAGCCCGCCTCTCAATCATCCGGATGACTACCCTTCTCACCGTAGTTTTACAGACTCTGACTTCAGCAATCTGGACGCCCTGGCACCCACCACTCCATCAGACGGTCCCCCGGATTTTATTGCCCCTAATCCATCCACAAGATACTCTTTGAGTGAGCCCTCGTATGTGGATGAGCCTCCTGAGAGCCCCCAACAAGCTAGCCTGGCTGCCATTGAAGAGAAATTACAGCAGGTATTTAAACTGTGTGTTTTAAGCCTGACAATTAGTAGTAAGACAGGGCAAACTTGAGTGCACTGCCAGCTGCAACCAGCGGAGGCGTTGTTCAAATGTAAATAAGAAAGAAACCCTTACTTTACCTACTTGTCTCTAAACTTAACAGACATAACACATACAATTTGACTCAACTCATTACTTTTTGTTGTCAACTGGCCATGACTTTTATATGGTCAAAGTTCATATGTAACAAGTCAAAAATTGATTTACAATTGTCATTTTAAAGAGCCTGATGAGGGCTGTATGGATTTGGCTTTAGTTCCTTTAATGTTGACACAAGGACCAAATGACATGCGCTTTTACTTTTTCCACCTTGCATCAAGGTCAAATACagtcaaatgcaaaaaaaatgttagacCAACTACGAATGACCTGTCAAAGTTGACTACTAATGGTGTCAAATTTAGAACAACATACATCAACTGGTAGTCATATCCACGCTACGAATGAGATTTGCCAAGTCTGCCACTATTTTGGCAGTATGGTGTCATATGtggtaaatatgacaaaaaaccAAATAAACAATCATGATAAGTAAATAACACTTTTTCTGCAATTTAACTTCTGTTACAGGCCCGTCTCACAGAGCCGCAGACACAAGCGGAAGACAAGAAGCCCCCCCAGTTCATTGTGTAAGTCTTACATGCTCTtatctgcttttgtttttgtactcAGTTTTAGCATCCATTTTACATCCACCTGTCTCTTACATTTTTGCAGGCTGGCACATCATCACCAAGCAGTCCAGTTCAGACGCACGCAAATCCGAGGAGGCAGCGACAGTTCAGATGAGGATGACGAGGACGAGGCAGAGGACATTGAATGGGGTCCAGCGACAGAACTGTAGACAACTCAGATGTTCAACATCAGAGTCTAATGATCAAACAAAGACACTCCGagagactctttttttttttttttctcccaacaaAAACtagtaaacatttttaatgcaaattCTTTATTTCAGTTTACTGTGTAAAAGAAaagattttttgttgttgttcaaaACGTTGCCCTCACCTTTCTTATTAAACTACAATTTAAAATGGTTCAAAGAAAGTCTATGAATATTGTAACGATTTTGAGCCCAATGTCAATCCTTTCATACACACAACACTACTAAATGTCTATCTTCAGCGATATTATACGCCAAGGGAATATGTCTGATATTGCATTAAACTAATTGCAAATTGCATAAAATCAAATGTTTagaagcaaaaaaaacccagcacaATTAATACAGCTTTTTTGGCTCTTGAGATCTTGAAACACATCTGGAGTTTTTAAagaattattatactattatatgaTTATACTATTTTACAGTGAATTGtgtcttattgttttttatgaaaaacaaatattactCACTGGCTAGCCAGAGTCCTTTAAAAAAGTAAGGAGGCATATTTTGGAACTTCATATTTCAGTAGAACCACATGATTCCCCACAGCCAATCAGTGAAGACACATGATATAAATGCAACAATGATTGCAGGTGTTGAAAATGTgctaacattaaataaatattgaaattgTTTTTCACCGAGGAACTTGAAAGTATAACTTGTAGCTTCATGACGTCTGGATCGTAGTGCAAATCTATTTTATTCGTTTGTTTGGTTacatatggtggtggtggtggggggggggggggtctaactTACGTTGTAGCGCAGGTGCATGCCGGCGGACGGTTACCACGTCAAGTGACGTAGCGCACGTGTGATTTGACCTGTTAAGTTGATTGCTGTTTTCATCAAAGGTTGTTTGCCTGTTTAAAGAACATctgaagtcggccattttggtgtCCATTTGTTTTAACGGGAAACGTTAAGGGTAGAATACAGTACTTAGACTAGTTGATAAAGTCGTTTGCTGCACCTCTTCCTCACCCTCCCTTGAGGAAGCGGCGGCCCGCCTCTTTCACTCTGTAGTCTATTGAGCCCTCTCAGCTCGATGAGCGACAACCGAAGGAGGACGGACAGACACGCACCGTGGATCAGGATCCGGTCGGATGATACCGACTCCCCTCTGAGCAGCACAACAGGCGGCACAACACCCAAGTGGCGAGtaggggggtgggtggggggcttATACGTTAAACTCAAAGAGGTCGGCATGGAAGGTAGAGGCACCCTAAAGATGTTCACTAGAAAGAAGAGGGAACTTATCAAGACACCGTCCATCTCCAAGAAGAGCCGTACTGGAAGTCCAGGACCTCCAAATACGGTAGGTTCCGATAAGTACACGAGGGACACTTGCTGTCTATTTACAGTACGTGAACGCGTCACGTCTTCACGGTGTAGAAAGTGCAACTTGGACTTACTTGGTGGCTAAAGAAGCCATTTCCTCAATTCAAGTTTTGCAAGGTTTTTCATGACCCAGGGGACTGAGAATCGGCACAGGCGTTAGTTATTGTGATTTCGATAATACGACACAGTCGTTCAACATAAAGGTCTTTTGAGGCCTatactgacccctagtggtTGTTTATATGTATTGCTGGCATTAGTACGTGTTTGTCTGTTGGCAGGTAGCCTAAGAGCACATTTTGAACTTGGTGAATATTTTGTTGGTATGTACTGTTTAACATGGCTGAAGTGCCtttttctggttctatggttgtcatcaaTTTATTACTTAACAGTCCCTGGGAACCCTTTGTGATGTTTTGGCATTGTTTGTCATTATAAGAAGATTTTGAACTGTCAAATGGCACTATGAAATATGTTGCATTTTGTGGGCAGCACGCTAGACTAGTGGTTAGAACCTCTGCCATCACAGTTACGCGATCCAGGTTTGAACGCTTAGGTTTTCGATGGTTTTCTggcccacatcccaaaaacatgtatgttgGGATGATTGTAGACTAATTGTCCatgggtgtgagtgtgaatagtcgGTTGTccctatg is a window of Doryrhamphus excisus isolate RoL2022-K1 chromosome 5, RoL_Dexc_1.0, whole genome shotgun sequence DNA encoding:
- the tjp3 gene encoding tight junction protein ZO-3 isoform X1 — its product is MNATQRLKLMKHFGSVPPEPPPPLLVVPKPGMEELTIWEQHTITLNKDPKLGFGFALSGGKDKPHPDSGDTAVIVSDVLPNGPAMGRLFNKDQIVMVNGISMENVHSNYTIQTLKALDKTANITVKRPRKIHIPATSRPTRAASHSNLLDPEPPRRTRRYSDGSDNRDASRYRARARSSSPDRNGYGGAMPLMSSGYKRLPHHDVADKPLRTTLVKKKITDEYGLKLGSQIFIKHMTETGLAAKEGTLQEGDLILKINGMTTENLSLLETKHLVEKSRGKLTMTVLRDNRKFLVSIPEVEDSAPNSEEDRRRNSSSEMEDISDLDDRSHSHRTSRHPTREKRTHRTRADIPLVHKSRESSPVRSTLTRPPRGYAPRRAAYESESDRSASPPPMRMDSLDMRDHSSKYKSLSGLSTLPNTRSSSSHNWTSPRPSSSSSRPRRPVSESDSDRSASPPPHRDSPRLDRYNPLVLPADLPSLRDSPILVRQEPPRRVNSPLRVPRPDSESESDGSSAPPRRQSTAYSQDSHSRYRVLPDVSSQPKPRRQSASGIPALTASHRAPSESESEASYTSAPRRDSTDSENSGRAKNRYRVLPEVKPSSVRVNPEPPRRISLPVQPPPPPDDSSESDQLFDLRRSGSSDLGDERRSAPNVANKSGTVRSGISVKNNLPAHYTAPAKPAEEPIYSLPPDSYPTSNPGYSSDLQTVSFVKEGSVGLRLVGGNDVGIFVGGVQPNSSAYEQGMKEGDQILKVNNTEFGHYTREEAANFLLNIKRGEKVDIRTQNKMDIYKKIIKSNLGDNFYIRTHFDHETDHPIGLNFTRGEVFRVVDTMHRGKLGNWLAIRMGNDLHELDKGTIPNQNRAEALASQEQAQRASGERQVSGPRAEFWKLRGLRGNKKNEKNVRRSRDDLLQLTIQGKFPAYERVLLREANFKRPIVILGPLNDIAMEKLARELPDEYEVAEMVPRSGGGDSSSTVIKLDTVRRIAEKDKHPLLDITPTAVERLNYIQYHPMVIFLDPHSRKDVKAMRQRYSPDSNKSSRRLYSQALKLRKHCSHLFSARVDLQPGSNVWYQVLKDKIRHQQSKPVWVSEVTLESGGQQDLDALDQTQSDYLSAASDLEDTDGEAFTDGEVYTDNEDLDEAYPGQEAARSSRVSGAALARSSEPAWGHRSPDDMDLEPHSDDYSLGGEIPPLMHVPEPATLRRQSSSPPLNHPDDYPSHRSFTDSDFSNLDALAPTTPSDGPPDFIAPNPSTRYSLSEPSYVDEPPESPQQASLAAIEEKLQQARLTEPQTQAEDKKPPQFIVLAHHHQAVQFRRTQIRGGSDSSDEDDEDEAEDIEWGPATEL